The genomic segment CACTATGCTCAACGACATCATCGACCGCTACCAGATTCCGACCCAGTCTTGCGTGCTGACCCATGTCACCAATACGATAGAAGCCATCAATCGGGGCGCACCGGTGGACCTGGTATTCCAGTCAATTGCCGGCACCGAGGCTGCCAACCTCAGTTTCGGCATCAACCTGGCGTTGCTGGCGGAGGCGCGCGAGGCTGCTCTCTCGCTCGGACGCGGCACCGTCGGTAACAATGTCATGTATTTCGAAACCGGCCAGGGTAGCGCGTTGTCGGCCAACGCCCATCACGGCATCGACCAGCAAACCTGTGAAGCGCGTGCCTACGCGGTGGCGCGCAAGTTCAAGCCGCTGCTGGTGAATTCGGTGGTCGGCTTCATCGGTCCCGAATATCTGTACGATGGCAAGCAGATTATCCGGGCCGGCCTGGAAGATCACTTCTGCGCCAAGCTGCTCGGCCTGCCGATGGGCTGTGATGTCTGCTACACCAACCACACCGAAGCCGACCAGAACGACATGGACGTACTGCTGACCCTGCTCGGCAACGCCGGCTGCACCTTCGTCATGGGGATTCCCGGCTCGGACGACATCATGCTGAATTACCAGAGCACCTCTTTCCACGACGCCTTGTATGTACGGCGCTTGCTGGGATTGAAACCAGCACCGGAATTTGAAGCCTGGCTGAAGGCGATGAGAATTTTTACCGAAGACGAGCCGGTGAAACTGGGCGATACCCTGCCCTCGGCATTTCAACAAGCGCTGTTGCGTTTGCCATGAGAAAGCTTTCATGAAAAAACCGAATCTTACGGTGGTCAACAATCCCTGGCAGGAATTGCGGCAATTCACCGACGCCCGGATTGCCTTAGGCCGCAGCGGCGTCAGCCTGCCGACTTCAGCGCAACTGGCATTCCAGCTGGCGCACGCCAGAGCGCGGGACGCGGTGCATCTGAGGCTCGATGTCAAGGCGTTGACAAACAGCTTGCGCGACGCCGATCCCGACGTCCACTGCATTGTCGTATCAAGCGCAGCGGGAAATCGCGATACCTATTTACAGCGCCCTGATCTCGGACGACGGCTGAATGCTGCGTCACGCACCATGCTGCTGGAGTTGCATCAAAGCCATCCGCCGCACGAATCATATGATCTCTCCATCGTCATTGCCGACGGCTTGTCAGCGCTGGCCATTGCGCAGAATGCCCAGCCCTTTCTGGACGCGCTCATGGCAAAGCTGGCGCCGGACAATTTGTCGCTGGCGCCGCTCACCATCGTTCAGCAAGGCCGGGTCGCCATCGGCGATGAAGTAGGCGAAATATTCAACGCCAAAATGGTAGTGATCCTGATCGGCGAACGTCCAGGCTTGAGTTCGCCGGACAGCATGGGCCTGTACCTGACTTGGGCGCCTCGGGTAGGCCTGACCGACGAAAGCCGCAATTGCATTTCCAATGTGCGGCCCGCCGGATTATCGTATGAAGAGGCGGCGGTCAAGCTGCATTACCTGCTGACACAAGCGCTCCGGCGGCAACTATCCGGCATCCTTCTGAAAGACGAAACCGGCGCCGCAGCCGGCTTGACGCCGCCGCCCGAACGCAACTTCCTGCTGGAAAAACGCTAGACAGCGAAGCGATTACTCATTGAGGAATAAAACGATGCCTCAAACGACTGGCAACGGCGCACTCTCCGCCACCAACCCCTGTTGACGTAATTCCAGCCAGAAATCGGCGGGAATCGACGCTGTCGCAAGGGTCAGGTTTTCTGCGATGCGCTCAGGCCGGCTGGCGCCTGGAATCACTGCGGCCACCGCCGGGTGGGCTAGCGAAAACTGCAAGGCCACTGCCTTGATATCGACGTTAAAACGGGCGGCGATAGTCTTCATGTGCTGGACCCGGGCAATCATTTCCGGCGTCGCCTTCTGGTATTCGAAATGATCGCCGCCAGCCAGGATGCCTGAATTGTATGGGCCGCCGACCACGATGCCAAGGCCGCGTTCGACGCAAGCCGGCATCAGTTGTTCCAGTGCCTGCCGATGGTCTAGCAAGGTATAACGTCCAGCCAGCAGAAAGCCGTCGGGGTCAGCTTGCTGCATGGCCAGCGTACAAGCTTCAACGCGATTCACGCCCAATCCCCAGCCTTTGATCACGCCCTCTTCCCTCAATCGCGTCAGCGTCTTGGCCGCGCCGTTCATGGCCACATCGAACACCTCGCGCCAGTTCTCGCCATGGAAATCCTGGGCTATGTCGTGAATCCAGACATAATCGATGCGGTCTGTCTTCAGGCGCTTGAGGCTGTCTTCGATCGAGCGCAATGTGCCGTCTGCCGAGTAATCGTAAATCACCTTGTTCGGC from the Collimonas arenae genome contains:
- a CDS encoding ethanolamine ammonia-lyase subunit EutB, producing the protein MSNSKHQFSHIVGARSYQFRDLKDLMAKATPPRSGDVLAGLAAASAEQRVAAQMTLAAVPLSRFLDDLLVPYEEDEVSRLIVDDHDVAAFTRIKHLTVGDFRNWLLSDAADESVLAVVAPGITPEMAAAVSKIMRVQDLILVARKCRVVTRFRNTIGRPGSLSTRLQPNHPTDNSSGIAASILDGLLYGSGDAVIGINPATDNVPQVIKIVTMLNDIIDRYQIPTQSCVLTHVTNTIEAINRGAPVDLVFQSIAGTEAANLSFGINLALLAEAREAALSLGRGTVGNNVMYFETGQGSALSANAHHGIDQQTCEARAYAVARKFKPLLVNSVVGFIGPEYLYDGKQIIRAGLEDHFCAKLLGLPMGCDVCYTNHTEADQNDMDVLLTLLGNAGCTFVMGIPGSDDIMLNYQSTSFHDALYVRRLLGLKPAPEFEAWLKAMRIFTEDEPVKLGDTLPSAFQQALLRLP
- the eutC gene encoding ethanolamine ammonia-lyase subunit EutC, producing the protein MKKPNLTVVNNPWQELRQFTDARIALGRSGVSLPTSAQLAFQLAHARARDAVHLRLDVKALTNSLRDADPDVHCIVVSSAAGNRDTYLQRPDLGRRLNAASRTMLLELHQSHPPHESYDLSIVIADGLSALAIAQNAQPFLDALMAKLAPDNLSLAPLTIVQQGRVAIGDEVGEIFNAKMVVILIGERPGLSSPDSMGLYLTWAPRVGLTDESRNCISNVRPAGLSYEEAAVKLHYLLTQALRRQLSGILLKDETGAAAGLTPPPERNFLLEKR
- a CDS encoding aldo/keto reductase, whose product is MRIKLPGKVGFGTAPLGNMFRDIPVQEALDTMAAAWQNGIRFYDAAPFYGAGLAELRLGDALASHPREEYVLSTKVGRLILDEVEDPSTRDLGEKGGLFVHGLPNKVIYDYSADGTLRSIEDSLKRLKTDRIDYVWIHDIAQDFHGENWREVFDVAMNGAAKTLTRLREEGVIKGWGLGVNRVEACTLAMQQADPDGFLLAGRYTLLDHRQALEQLMPACVERGLGIVVGGPYNSGILAGGDHFEYQKATPEMIARVQHMKTIAARFNVDIKAVALQFSLAHPAVAAVIPGASRPERIAENLTLATASIPADFWLELRQQGLVAESAPLPVV